From a region of the Torulaspora globosa chromosome 7, complete sequence genome:
- the RRP46 gene encoding exosome non-catalytic core subunit RRP46 (ancestral locus Anc_3.434) — MTTRSASLGLLTNVDGSSQFEWQDTKVVCSVTGPVEPKARQELATRLALEVIVRPARGVPNTREKLIEDRLRAVLTPLIVCEKYPRQLCQITCQILEAGEDESEFSVKELSCCVNASFLALLDAQVALRSFCASVPLAILRDCNELVVVPSAQQLQVSLSTHSVALELVAGAKTVQSVLLLDSNGDFTEDDLFRVLQLAEQNCLELAQFLRKTVAEKITNEVVRTEVVES; from the coding sequence ATGACCACTCGCAGCGCCTCGCTGGGACTGCTCACGAACGTTGACGGCTCTTCGCAGTTCGAGTGGCAAGATACGAAAGTTGTGTGCTCCGTGACGGGCCCTGTGGAGCCGAAGGCTAGACAAGAGTTGGCGACTAGATTGGCTCTGGAGGTGATTGTGCGTCCAGCTAGAGGAGTGCCCAACACCCGCGAAAAGCTGATCGAAGATAGGCTGCGTGCTGTGCTGACGCCGTTGATAGTCTGCGAGAAGTATCCGAGACAGCTGTGCCAGATTACGTGCCAGATCCTGGAGGCAGGCGAGGATGAGAGCGAGTTTTCTGTTAAGGAGCTGAGCTGCTGCGTCAATGCGTCTTTCCTTGCGCTGCTGGATGCTCAGGTTGCGTTGCGCAGCTTCTGCGCCAGCGTGCCGTTGGCGATCCTGAGAGATTGTAACGAATTGGTTGTTGTTCCATCTGCCCAGCAATTGCAGGTTTCCCTCTCGACTCACAGTGTGGCGCTGGAGCTCGTAGCGGGCGCAAAGACGGTCCAGAGCGTGTTGCTGCTCGACAGCAACGGGGACTTCACGGAGGACGACCTGTTCAGGGTTCTGCAGCTTGCAGAGCAGAACTGCCTTGAACTGGCGCAGTTCTTGAGGAAGACAGTCGCAGAGAAGATCACGAACGAAGTGGTACGAACCGAGGTGGTCGAAAGTTAA